In Perca flavescens isolate YP-PL-M2 chromosome 7, PFLA_1.0, whole genome shotgun sequence, the following proteins share a genomic window:
- the ajap1 gene encoding adherens junction-associated protein 1, protein MWIKRSVARSPSALRPGSCVGHRVWLLLAMTHLTLDLSVCSPLSQGMGVKLTPKSVPRSRLRWQPLWDMPNKLHWRTVSPLARRLLNPILPPQDNRAGIWAKVKGQKHRKPAHKGQAACKECRLSYSQMETGDPLAVIAEAPAALSKGSKGDSVRLLLRARRQLKWDSYDKSQEGRTTTVAGFIDWGPTGTDSIDDDGKPEPNITLSTKVSTTTVATTTSTTTGLSQRTFTVVTTPEPKRLSTTKATGGFGETVKPPKPYGETPGLAVHQIITITVSLIMVIAALITTLVLKNCCAQSGNGRHNSHQRKIHQQEESCQNLTDFTPARVPSKVDIFTAYNDSLQCSHECVRTAVPIYTDEMIQQTPVYKTAYNGNRPSPTERQLIPVAFVSEKWFEISC, encoded by the exons TCCGTCTGCTTTGAGGCCAGGCAGCTGTGTGGGGCACCGGGTGTGGCTCCTGCTGGCCATGACCCACCTCACCCTGGACTTATCTGTGTGCAGCCCCCTCAGTCAGGGTATGGGGGTCAAACTCACGCCTAAATCGGTGCCTCGCTCTCGACTTCGCTGGCAGCCGCTCTGGGACATGCCCAACAAGCTTCACTGGAGAACAGTGAGCCCGTTGGCCCGCCGCCTCCTCAACCCTATCCTTCCACCACAAGACAACAGGGCAGGGATATGGGCAAAAGTCAAGGGTCAAAAGCATCGGAAGCCAGCACATAAGGGACAAGCAGCGTGTAAGGAGTGCCGGTTGAGTTACTCTCAAATGGAGACAGGTGATCCTTTGGCTGTAATAGCGGAAGCTCCAGCAGCTTTATCCAAAGGGAGCAAAGGAGACTCAGTGAGGTTGTTACTTAGAGCCAGAAGGCAGCTCAAATGGGACAGCTATGACAAGTCTCAGGAGGGCCGGACTACCACAGTGGCCGGATTTATCGACTGGGGACCCACAGGGACAGATAGCATAGACGACGACGGCAAACCGGAGCCCAACATAACGCTGTCCACCAAGGTCTCAACTACCACAGTGGCCACAACTACTAGCACTACTACCGGGCTCTCCCAAAGGACGTTCACTGTGGTGACCACACCAGAGCCCAAGAGGCTAAGCACCACCAAGGCCACTGGCGGTTTCGGGGAGACTGTCAAACCACCAAAGCCATATGGGGAAACACCAG GTTTGGCAGTCCACCAGATAATCACAATCACTGTGTCTCTCATTATGGTTATCGCAGCCTTGATTACAACACTCGTCCTTAAAAACTG CTGTGCGCAGTCGGGAAATGGCCGCCACAATAGCCATCAGCGCAAGATCCACCAGCAGGAAGAAAGCTGCCAAAACCTGACAGACTTCACCCCAGCCCGGGTGCCCAGCAAGGTGGACATATTCACTGCCTACAATGACAGCCTGCAGTGCTCACATGAGTGCGTTCGGACTGCCGTGCCCATCTACACTGATGAGATGATCCAGCAGACGCCTGTCTACAAGACTGCTTACAACGGAAACAG